Within the Bradysia coprophila strain Holo2 chromosome X unlocalized genomic scaffold, BU_Bcop_v1 contig_173, whole genome shotgun sequence genome, the region GTGAGCGCATCAAAAAGCTAATGGATTTCAATAAACGACTTCAGTCGACCAAAGAAAGTGTGGATAACTTTGAACAGTGGAATTTCCGATTAGACACACAATTGGTTCAGCTCAACGGTCGTCAGCTGCCGATGGAACCAATTTTCTTTGCTAACGGACAAAAGTAAGTGTTATATGATATACTTCCAGGTGTATCCAGTGCTAAGTAATTAAGAATAACGGTGACGACAAGCTCTTCCTCAAATATCAgacttttcacaatttttaacaGAAATAGTTAGCCCTGTGGCCGGTACGCAATGCAGTAAACTATTAGATTGTTAGACTCGATGCATTCAGTGTTCAAGTTTTTTAGCAAAGAGTTGCCAAGTCCACAAAATGTGGTGTGTTTGTCTGTCTTGTAAAAACAGTCGTACGGTAAGTGTTTGATTGTGCAGCCGCCTCGGGAAGTACATATTCGATGTCTGCAGTCTGCATACTGATTGCCAGCGCAAGGTTTTACTATTTGACAGCTTTCAATGATCCGTTTTGTCTCTGTTAATGAAAAGCAGGAGATcatcctaaaaaaaattgtgtttccaATCACTCTATCCCGTTCCGGATATTGAAAAACAGATTGAATGTCCAGTCCGTCACTGCTTCCTAAACTAATTTCTTTATCAATTGAACCAGAATCGTTTCTACAAGAAAGTTTTCGAGACATCCCATTTCATTGGATCAATCATTCTTTGATCAGATCGGATTGAggaattgttattttgaaatttcatggaaGCTCTCCACAGAGGCGGTCCTTTGGATTTTGTGTTCGTCCCCATcacttaattatttttattttcttaattttacagAGTCGTAAACGACGATTGGTCGACTGGCTTCCGCAAATTGTCTATGTATAGTCAACAACCGCTAAAAAACTGGGTTTTAAttgtacctaggactaaagtCAAAGAAGCTCGAGACTTCATAGGTATTTTAAAAGATGCAGCGACCGGAATGGGATACGAAATCCAAAACCCAATCTGGTAAATTCTAAATTACGGGCATTtgtaagaaatgaaattttttaccgTAATTCTTTCTCAGGGTTGAAATTGCAGATGATTTTGGTAGATCTTACGTAAATGCTATAGAAACGTCACTAAACAGAGATCCGCAGCTTGTTATGTGCATAATGCAAGGTCTCTACTCTGACAAATACACCGCGATCAAAAAGAAATGTTGTGTGGAAAGGGCGGTTCCATCTCAGGTCATGCTCAGCAGGACGATTACTCCAAAACATGGTAAACCATTAAGTACGCTAATGACCGTTGGTACAAAAGTGGCAATCCAAATCAACGCCAAGTTAGGTGGAGCACCATGGATGGTCAATATACCTGTATCAGGAATAATGGTGGTCGGATTTGATGTGTGCCATGACACCAATGATAAAAGCAAATCATATGGTGCACTCGTTTCTACGATGGATATGAAGACATCAGCGAGCTACTTTTCAGCGGTTTCAGCGCATACAAATGGCGAAGAGTTGTGCAATTCGTTCGCTTTGCATATGGCAAAGGCAGTACAATGTTACGGAACGACTCACGGAGTTTTACCGCAGAGGATTTTTATTTACCGCGATGGTGTTGGAGAGGGTCAGACCGACTATGTTCGTGAACATGAGATCAAAGCCGTGAAAGCCCAATTGGATAAGATGTATAAAGGTGCACCGTACAATTTACTCTTTGTCGTCGTGTCGAAGAGAATCAACACTCGTTTCTTCAGAGGTACATCAAATCCGAATCCGGGAACAGTTGTTGATGACGTTGTAACATTGCCGGAACGGTTAGTTTCATTATAGTTCAGTTACATTAAGCAGCgtgaaattaatcaaattaaaaattgaattgcagGCACGATTTCTTCATGATTTCGCAGAAAGTCAGACAGGGCACCGTTAGTCCAACCAATTATAATATCCTTTATAATACGTCCGGACTATCATCGGATGATATTCAGAAGTTTACGTACAAAATGACGCATCTGTACTACAATTGGACGTCAACTTTGGCTGTGCCAGCTGTATGCCAATACGCGCATAAATTAGCGTTCCTCGTGGGTACCTTTATCCATCAATCACCGTCGCATTTATTGGAAAAGCAATTGTATTTCCTTTGAGTTACGAATGTGTTCCAGgccaacattttctttttaaattcttttcttttacaaatttttttgtaatgcaACTCGCAACGACAGTTCACCAACCACTGGGATTTGTTTCACGAGTCACATTTGGTTTGTAATCGGCCATACATCATTTTTGTCGTGgtatttttcttcaaatttacgCATTACACGTGATGTTTAAGTTTAAGTTGTGTctcattcaattcattttattctttacaattttaatttttattctattttaactcaaataatttcagatttcatatttaattttttttaaatctctcAACACCAATTGTTACTATAAAGATCGGTAGAGTAAGCCAAAAAtgttcgaatattttttttaattaaatttttttaccaaaagtttttctttattgtttTACGAAAATTCAAGGAATCGCCTCACATGGCAATCAATCATTTTGTggcaattaattaaattcagcTTATCCATCAGCAGCAAAATTAGAGTTTAAATCAAGGCTCTGGTTTAGTGATCGAAACCGCAATGAAGTAGCCCTTGTCATTAATAAAGTCAATGACCTGAAAGTTAGTACTTTTACGGTCCTATAGCACCTATTTCTTTAATCGCTACGAAGTTTGCTGAAAAAGTTATTTGTGCACTTGGTTTGGACCAAGTTTGGATGTAAACTATTTTCGCGAGTTGTAATTGAAAATAGCTAAAAACCTTGTCCAAACCAagtactcaaaaaaaaaaaattcaagcaGAGGGAAAAAATAGAgagaaaatatccaaaattgaCATCCATGTAGGCCCCAAGGCACGAAAAGAATATGTATGGGCA harbors:
- the LOC119068172 gene encoding protein aubergine-like isoform X2, whose translation is MGHNNSLVSKEHSNNRVSKDHSNNRVSKDHSNENHVSTSVGYNGTAKRVDRGSVRDRQILYPDLVVTKNEGVTKQGKTGQVVSLTTNHFRLIKRPDWQLYQYRVDFSPLIELQGFMNKLIKEQKAHLGGYLFDGTILFLSKKLHNDVTEFMSKDRDDNPIQIKAKFVKLISMLNGESIQILNLILRRSMAALKLQLVGRNFFDALAKIDMALYHLQLWPGYETSIRQHETDILLCAQVTTKVMRTETVLTIIHRLWGISDFKTRCIEAVVGKIVLTEYNNQTYFVDDIAFESSPMDTFNTKTGEKTYIEYYKEKYGLKINYPNQPMLVIKSKARSIRGGEPDQIYLVPELCRATGFTDEMRNNRRLMEDVAIHTRLSPGERIKKLMDFNKRLQSTKESVDNFEQWNFRLDTQLVQLNGRQLPMEPIFFANGQKVVNDDWSTGFRKLSMYSQQPLKNWVLIVPRTKVKEARDFIGILKDAATGMGYEIQNPIWVEIADDFGRSYVNAIETSLNRDPQLVMCIMQGLYSDKYTAIKKKCCVERAVPSQVMLSRTITPKHGKPLSTLMTVGTKVAIQINAKLGGAPWMVNIPVSGIMVVGFDVCHDTNDKSKSYGALVSTMDMKTSASYFSAVSAHTNGEELCNSFALHMAKAVQCYGTTHGVLPQRIFIYRDGVGEGQTDYVREHEIKAVKAQLDKMYKGAPYNLLFVVVSKRINTRFFRGTSNPNPGTVVDDVVTLPERHDFFMISQKVRQGTVSPTNYNILYNTSGLSSDDIQKFTYKMTHLYYNWTSTLAVPAVCQYAHKLAFLVGTFIHQSPSHLLEKQLYFL